Proteins co-encoded in one Salarias fasciatus chromosome 4, fSalaFa1.1, whole genome shotgun sequence genomic window:
- the mpg gene encoding DNA-3-methyladenine glycosylase, producing MAGRKRKLQTETLSSRLKAKVALLGQKEPPVAPVGGNAAPGEAAGDPHLRLGQDFFNQPCITLAKAFLGKVLVRRCVDGTELRGRIVETEAYLGGEDKASHSAGGKRTERNTAMFMKPGTIYVYPIYGIYLCMNVSSEGEGAAVLLRSLEPLQGQPVMRQLRAARRKEGSPQLKDKQLCNGPSKLCQALDIPRRFDRRDLASDPEVWLETDPDAGPAGPRDVVSAPRVGIESHGEWAKKPWRFYLRGHPCVSVVNKEAEKQSGNEMKDTGRQNVQSTETTPCCGNIV from the exons ATGGCGGGTAGGAAGAgaaagctgcagacagaaacgcTCAGCAGCCGCTTGAAAGCTAAAGTTGCCCTCCTGGGGCAGAAGGAGCCCCCTGTTGCCCCTGTGGGGGGCAACGCTGCTCCAGGTGAGGCCGCGGGGGACCCTCACCTCAGACTGGGGCAGGACTTCTTCAACCAACCCTGCATCACTTTAGCTAAAGCATTTCTTGGAAAG GTGTTGGTCCGGCGGTGTGTGGATGGCACTGAGCTGAGGGGGAGAATCGTGGAAACCGAGGCGTACCTCGGCGGGGAGGACAAGGCCTCCCACTCAGCCGGAGGGAAACGCACTGAGAGGAACACTGCCATGTTTATGAAGCCAGGCACCATCTACGTGTATCCCATCTACGGCATTTACCTCTGCATGAACGTGTCCAGTGAAG GGGAGGGAGCTGCCGTGCTGCTGCGCTCGCTGGAGCCCCTGCAGGGTCAGCCCGTCATGAGGCAGCTGAGGGCGGCCAGACGCAAAGAGGGGTCCCCCCAGCTGAAGGACAAGCAGCTCTGCAACGGCCCGTCCAAACTGTGCCAGGCGCTGGACATACCCCGCCGCTTCGACCGGCGAGACCTGGCCTCGGATCCCGAGGTGTGGCTGGAGACGGACCCGGACGCAGGGCCGGCCGGACCCCGGGACGTGGTGTCGGCGCCGCGCGTCGGGATCGAGTCCCACGGAGAGTGGGCGAAGAAGCCGTGGCGCTTCTACCTTCGCGGGCATCCCTGCGTCAGCGTCGTGAACAAAGaggcagagaaacagtctggaaatgaaatgaaggacACTGGACGGCAAAACGTCCAAAGTACTGAAACCACTCCGTGTTGTGGGAACATCGTTTAG